The Acidobacteriota bacterium genome has a segment encoding these proteins:
- a CDS encoding ABC transporter permease, with product MTGRISPRYALRSLRRYPRRAVLSMLGAGVGCAIALFSASWIRGGAEMQIRAASESGAGHIRVVPEGWTETRDNALRLYGWKEALETVNAFPGVRTAAPRARAKGLLAFGNRSAGVEIVGVQPDVEARSNRVVHKSSLEGRYLEPGDSGKVVIGAQLARRLRVDVDDDLYVTLVGGDEMKSAMLNIVGTLDTGSEDLDTTICHVTLDDLINITGYDGAGEIAIMLEHYKLIEPSREALAAKLGGGRDVITWKEVTPEIAANVEGDTAFTTILVGIIVLVVSLGIAAAQITAVLERRHEFAVLSALGMKGRQLVGLIMLEAVAVGLGGAVVALALGGFSAYRLATGGIDLAKHMGGELAFGSVLLDPVIYGDFGPWIVWYALGISLASTVAASIYPAWYATRTDPATALRKV from the coding sequence ATGACGGGAAGGATTTCTCCCAGATACGCCCTGCGGAGCCTTCGCCGCTACCCCAGGAGGGCCGTCCTCTCGATGCTGGGCGCGGGCGTGGGATGCGCCATAGCGCTCTTTTCCGCCTCCTGGATACGGGGAGGCGCCGAGATGCAGATACGCGCCGCCTCCGAGAGCGGCGCCGGACACATCCGCGTCGTCCCGGAGGGCTGGACCGAGACGCGCGACAACGCGCTGAGATTGTACGGCTGGAAGGAGGCGCTCGAGACGGTGAACGCGTTCCCCGGCGTAAGGACGGCCGCGCCCCGCGCCAGGGCGAAGGGCCTTCTGGCCTTCGGGAACCGCTCGGCCGGCGTCGAGATAGTCGGCGTGCAGCCGGACGTGGAGGCCCGGTCGAACCGCGTCGTCCATAAGAGCAGCCTCGAGGGCAGGTACCTCGAACCCGGAGATTCCGGAAAGGTCGTCATCGGCGCACAGCTGGCCCGCAGGCTGCGCGTGGACGTGGACGACGACCTCTACGTCACCCTCGTCGGGGGGGACGAGATGAAGAGCGCCATGCTTAATATTGTAGGCACCCTCGACACCGGCTCGGAGGACCTGGACACCACCATCTGCCACGTGACGCTCGACGACCTCATTAATATTACCGGCTACGACGGCGCGGGCGAGATAGCGATAATGCTCGAGCACTACAAATTGATCGAACCGTCGCGCGAGGCGCTCGCGGCGAAGCTCGGCGGCGGCCGGGACGTCATAACCTGGAAGGAGGTCACGCCCGAGATCGCCGCAAACGTCGAGGGGGACACCGCGTTCACCACCATCCTCGTCGGGATAATCGTCCTCGTCGTCTCGCTCGGGATCGCCGCCGCCCAGATAACCGCGGTCCTCGAGCGCAGGCACGAGTTCGCCGTCCTCTCCGCCCTCGGCATGAAGGGGCGGCAGCTGGTCGGGCTCATAATGCTCGAGGCGGTGGCGGTCGGCCTCGGGGGGGCGGTCGTCGCCCTCGCTCTCGGCGGCTTCTCCGCCTACCGGCTCGCCACCGGGGGGATAGACCTCGCCAAGCACATGGGGGGAGAGCTGGCTTTCGGGTCCGTCCTGCTCGACCCGGTCATCTACGGTGACTTCGGGCCCTGGATAGTATGGTACGCGCTGGGCATCTCCCTGGCGTCGACCGTCGCCGCGTCGATATACCCGGCGTGGTACGCGACGAGGACAGACCCGGCGACGGCTCTAAGGAAGGTGTAG
- a CDS encoding ABC transporter permease — translation MSSSTIRVAWRNLGRNRRRTLLALAAIVLGQLTLVFVNCMMAGLYDDMFRTVTGPLVGHVQIHHGDWREERATDLYVDDLTKVTGEIRALPGVTSVSPRIYSAVLSVSGEKTDEPAMAEPAMIVGVDVSVEARKGGFLEDLGEEELPGGGGVVLGKVLANRLQLKPGQSIAVIGQDADGFPASDLFTVRAIVSGKVDVVKTMGVVMSVGDAGEFLAMPDQAHEIVVQGGDADEAEDLSERIAALPSLAGVEVLPWKEAAPLLAQMLGMKDVFDLIFIAIVFVAAAAGIANTATMSTFERTREFGMLLAVGARPGRIINMVLVESVALGLVGVAVGSVLGTAAVLITSHTGIDYAMLATNTVEDFSFKGLSFSYMIYPKFELRHVIFGIVAVTVTSVIASVWPAALAARLEPVEAMRS, via the coding sequence ATGAGCTCGAGCACGATCCGCGTCGCGTGGCGGAACCTGGGACGAAACCGCAGGCGAACACTCCTCGCCCTCGCGGCCATCGTGCTGGGCCAGCTGACGCTGGTGTTCGTCAACTGCATGATGGCCGGCCTGTACGACGACATGTTCAGGACCGTGACGGGCCCCCTCGTCGGCCACGTCCAGATCCACCACGGCGACTGGCGCGAGGAGCGGGCGACGGACCTCTACGTCGACGATCTTACGAAGGTCACGGGCGAGATCCGGGCCCTGCCCGGCGTCACGAGCGTCTCCCCCCGCATCTACTCCGCCGTGCTTTCCGTCTCCGGCGAGAAGACCGACGAGCCGGCCATGGCCGAGCCCGCGATGATAGTCGGCGTCGACGTTTCCGTGGAGGCGCGCAAGGGCGGTTTTCTCGAGGATCTCGGCGAGGAGGAGCTGCCGGGGGGCGGGGGCGTGGTTCTGGGAAAAGTCCTGGCGAACAGGCTGCAGCTTAAGCCGGGCCAGTCCATCGCCGTCATCGGCCAGGACGCCGACGGCTTTCCGGCGAGCGACCTGTTCACCGTAAGGGCGATCGTTTCCGGCAAGGTGGACGTGGTGAAGACGATGGGCGTCGTGATGTCCGTCGGGGACGCCGGCGAGTTCCTGGCGATGCCGGACCAGGCCCACGAGATAGTCGTGCAGGGCGGCGACGCCGACGAGGCGGAAGACCTCTCGGAGCGCATCGCGGCGCTCCCGTCGCTTGCGGGCGTCGAGGTGCTCCCGTGGAAAGAGGCCGCGCCGCTGCTCGCGCAGATGCTGGGGATGAAGGACGTGTTCGACCTCATCTTCATCGCCATCGTGTTCGTCGCCGCCGCCGCCGGCATCGCCAACACCGCCACGATGTCCACGTTCGAGAGGACCCGCGAGTTCGGCATGCTCCTCGCGGTCGGCGCAAGGCCCGGCCGGATAATCAACATGGTGCTCGTCGAATCCGTCGCGCTGGGACTGGTGGGAGTCGCCGTCGGCTCCGTGCTCGGGACCGCGGCGGTGCTCATCACGTCGCACACCGGGATCGACTACGCGATGCTCGCGACGAACACCGTCGAGGATTTTTCCTTCAAGGGGCTTAGCTTCTCCTACATGATCTATCCCAAGTTCGAGCTCCGGCACGTCATCTTCGGAATCGTCGCCGTCACCGTGACGTCGGTGATAGCGTCGGTGTGGCCGGCGGCGCTCGCAGCGCGGCTCGAGCCGGTGGAGGCGATGCGGTCATGA
- a CDS encoding outer membrane lipoprotein-sorting protein, protein MKESGKTGTGAAGVALLCAMAAACAFAGEPAGSANPPPARASGPSFIKNGVLDIDAAVKHFEDMYRSDSSISTAELIVVKPRRTRTMKMNIWTKGEEKALVVIVDPAREKGTATLKVDKNLWNYLPRIKRTIRIPPSMMLGSWMGSDFTNDDLVKESSYREDYTYSVAGRSEEPKGWRVRFDAKPDTVGLWKRFEVVLTEDGTLPLEGRYYDRKDRLSRIILWSDVKVFDGRRVPARLTLTPQDSDKEGHRTEMIYHDIEFDVDVPERTFSLSELERAR, encoded by the coding sequence ATGAAAGAATCGGGGAAGACGGGAACGGGCGCCGCCGGCGTCGCCCTGCTCTGCGCTATGGCGGCCGCGTGCGCGTTCGCGGGGGAACCGGCGGGGAGCGCGAACCCGCCGCCCGCGCGGGCCTCGGGGCCGTCGTTCATCAAAAACGGCGTGCTCGACATCGACGCCGCAGTGAAGCACTTCGAGGACATGTACCGCTCCGATAGCAGCATCTCCACCGCGGAGCTCATCGTGGTCAAGCCGCGCCGGACGAGGACGATGAAGATGAACATATGGACGAAGGGCGAGGAGAAGGCGCTCGTCGTCATCGTCGACCCCGCACGCGAGAAGGGAACCGCCACGCTGAAGGTGGACAAGAACCTCTGGAACTACCTCCCCCGGATCAAGCGCACGATCCGGATCCCGCCGTCCATGATGCTCGGCTCCTGGATGGGAAGCGACTTCACCAACGACGACCTGGTCAAGGAATCCTCTTACAGGGAGGATTACACCTACAGCGTCGCCGGACGGTCCGAGGAGCCGAAGGGGTGGCGCGTCAGGTTCGACGCCAAGCCGGACACGGTGGGCCTCTGGAAGAGATTCGAGGTGGTGCTCACGGAGGACGGAACCCTCCCGCTGGAAGGCCGGTACTACGACCGGAAGGACAGGCTCTCGAGAATCATCCTCTGGAGCGACGTGAAGGTGTTCGACGGCAGGCGCGTCCCGGCCAGGCTGACGCTCACGCCGCAGGACTCCGACAAGGAGGGGCACAGGACCGAAATGATCTATCACGACATCGAGTTCGACGTGGACGTGCCCGAGCGCACGTTCAGCCTGTCGGAGCTGGAGAGGGCCAGATGA
- a CDS encoding ABC transporter permease, with amino-acid sequence MVSHLREILRYRDFLYFLIVLDIKRKYRQTMAGVVWVLFQPIMLTLVLVFLFSRWYGQMGGGTEIPYALFTYTALVPWTYFSRALQGGVPRIVVLGALVKKINFPRAAIPTASVFTAAFDMGLAMLGLFALKWYFGVAWTRAIFAFPAVFAIQTLFLLGLTLLMAGANVYYRDVQYALPFFLQILLLATPIIYPASQIPAVFRPIYFINPQAGITELYRWMFLGMPFAAKPVAFSAVAGVGIFAVGAFFFGRWEKRFADVI; translated from the coding sequence ATGGTTTCGCATCTGCGAGAAATCCTCCGCTACCGCGATTTCCTCTACTTTCTCATCGTGCTCGATATCAAGCGCAAGTATCGGCAGACGATGGCCGGCGTCGTCTGGGTGCTGTTCCAGCCGATCATGCTGACCCTTGTTCTGGTCTTTTTATTTTCCCGATGGTACGGGCAAATGGGGGGAGGCACGGAAATTCCCTACGCGCTGTTCACCTACACGGCCCTCGTGCCGTGGACGTACTTCTCCCGCGCCTTGCAGGGTGGCGTACCCCGAATTGTCGTACTGGGCGCTCTCGTAAAGAAAATCAATTTCCCGCGGGCGGCCATACCCACGGCTTCGGTCTTCACGGCCGCCTTCGACATGGGGCTCGCCATGCTGGGCCTGTTCGCCCTGAAGTGGTACTTCGGCGTCGCCTGGACGCGGGCGATTTTCGCCTTTCCCGCCGTCTTTGCGATTCAGACGCTGTTCCTGCTGGGCCTGACGCTGCTCATGGCGGGAGCCAACGTGTATTACCGCGACGTTCAATACGCCCTTCCCTTCTTTTTGCAAATCCTTTTGCTTGCGACGCCCATCATTTATCCGGCAAGCCAGATCCCCGCCGTTTTCAGGCCGATTTATTTCATCAATCCCCAGGCTGGCATCACGGAGCTGTACCGCTGGATGTTTCTCGGAATGCCCTTCGCAGCGAAGCCCGTGGCCTTCAGCGCGGTCGCCGGCGTGGGAATTTTCGCCGTAGGGGCGTTCTTCTTCGGCCGCTGGGAGAAGCGCTTTGCCGACGTCATCTAG
- a CDS encoding ABC transporter ATP-binding protein yields the protein MPTSSSQEVIRFSGVWKRYERFAVSRLHHRLAFWVGGRRKEVFWALEDVSFSVQKGKIFGIIGANGAGKSTALKLLAGITEPDRGTVSVQGRIGCLIEVSAGFDLELTGRENVYLNGTLHGLRRREVDSRFDSIVDFSGVEAFIDTPVKKYSSGMMVRLGFAVAAHTSPDIMLVDEVIAVGDTAFQKKCIAFIREFCRKGGTVVFVSHHLPWVEQLCDEILWLAQGCAKMIGAPSDVIQNYLNKVSNTGIAARTAK from the coding sequence TTGCCGACGTCATCTAGTCAGGAGGTCATACGGTTTTCCGGCGTGTGGAAGCGCTACGAGCGCTTTGCGGTTTCGCGCCTGCACCACCGTCTTGCCTTCTGGGTGGGAGGGAGAAGAAAAGAGGTTTTCTGGGCGCTGGAGGACGTGAGCTTTTCCGTGCAAAAGGGGAAGATTTTTGGAATCATAGGAGCCAACGGCGCCGGCAAGAGCACGGCCCTCAAGCTTCTGGCGGGGATCACGGAGCCGGACCGGGGAACGGTGTCGGTGCAGGGACGCATCGGCTGCCTCATCGAGGTAAGCGCCGGCTTCGACCTCGAGCTCACGGGAAGGGAAAACGTGTATTTGAACGGCACGCTTCACGGCCTCCGTCGCCGCGAGGTCGACTCGCGGTTTGACTCCATCGTGGACTTCTCCGGCGTCGAAGCGTTCATTGACACGCCAGTAAAAAAGTATTCCTCCGGGATGATGGTGCGCCTCGGGTTTGCCGTGGCGGCCCATACGAGCCCCGACATCATGCTGGTCGACGAAGTGATCGCGGTGGGCGACACGGCGTTTCAGAAGAAGTGCATCGCCTTTATAAGGGAGTTTTGCCGTAAGGGAGGAACGGTCGTTTTTGTGTCCCACCATCTCCCGTGGGTGGAACAACTCTGTGACGAAATCCTGTGGCTTGCCCAGGGGTGTGCGAAAATGATCGGGGCGCCGTCCGACGTCATCCAGAACTATCTAAACAAGGTATCCAATACCGGCATAGCAGCGCGGACGGCAAAATGA
- a CDS encoding glycosyltransferase → MSVLTPTCDPERLSQLRRAIQSVLNQTYPCLEAIVVADGPRATHVDVLEEEICDSRLRVVRLSKAQGPAAARNAGAKVAQGEFLAFLDDDDEWLPQKLEVQVAIAQENPDAAFVFSDAYFIQETEVDTYLRMTKFRGSPTLEALCRNDFVLCVTAMVKRTVFDEVGGLDTSEEILGTDDADLWGRILHRSYSAAYSPLPLAVHNHNKDSYSSSIEFLQHLANLLKRRMRLFSDRPGCVTLLKGYLFKVTYVEMREHLRAGRVEETSACFRRSASIRPFPNMDYYARRFHGDAYTWLLSGQRREARLNLWFSMRLNPFYWKNYFYWVFSWLPAGVYQTARRLKKHVSGNRGSCPGHESSCKRPSADT, encoded by the coding sequence GTGAGCGTTCTCACGCCTACCTGTGATCCCGAGCGGCTCTCTCAGTTGCGCCGGGCGATTCAGAGCGTCTTGAATCAAACCTATCCTTGCCTAGAAGCCATCGTTGTAGCCGACGGCCCCCGGGCAACGCATGTCGATGTCCTGGAGGAAGAAATATGCGATTCCCGTCTGCGCGTGGTGCGCCTGAGCAAGGCACAAGGACCTGCGGCGGCACGCAACGCCGGCGCGAAGGTAGCGCAAGGAGAGTTTTTGGCCTTTTTGGACGATGACGACGAATGGCTGCCGCAAAAATTGGAGGTTCAGGTGGCGATTGCTCAAGAGAATCCCGACGCAGCCTTCGTATTTAGCGACGCTTATTTCATACAAGAAACCGAAGTCGACACGTACTTGCGGATGACCAAATTTCGTGGTTCGCCAACCCTGGAAGCACTTTGCCGGAATGACTTTGTGCTTTGCGTAACAGCGATGGTAAAGCGAACGGTATTTGACGAAGTCGGGGGGCTGGATACGTCGGAGGAGATACTTGGAACGGACGACGCCGACCTGTGGGGTCGAATTCTTCACCGCTCATACTCGGCGGCGTACAGCCCTCTTCCGCTCGCTGTTCACAACCATAACAAGGACAGTTACAGCAGCAGCATAGAGTTTCTCCAGCATTTGGCGAATCTGTTAAAAAGGCGCATGCGCCTTTTTTCCGACCGCCCCGGGTGCGTGACGCTTCTAAAGGGCTACCTTTTCAAAGTGACGTACGTAGAAATGAGAGAGCATCTTCGCGCCGGCCGAGTCGAAGAAACCTCGGCATGCTTCCGACGCTCCGCTTCCATTCGACCGTTTCCAAATATGGATTACTATGCGCGAAGGTTTCATGGGGATGCCTACACATGGTTGCTTTCGGGACAACGCCGCGAAGCCCGCCTGAACCTGTGGTTTTCCATGCGGCTTAATCCGTTTTATTGGAAGAACTATTTCTATTGGGTGTTTTCGTGGCTTCCCGCCGGTGTTTATCAAACGGCCCGTCGCCTGAAAAAACATGTCTCCGGTAACAGGGGCTCCTGTCCTGGCCATGAATCTTCTTGTAAGCGTCCTTCTGCCGACACATAA
- a CDS encoding glycosyltransferase family 2 protein: MEALRRAVKSVRAQTYSHLEIILVADGPRATHVDALEKEMRDSRLRVVHLDKAQGPAAARNAGAETAQGEYLAFLDDDDEWLPEKLEVQMALAKANPDAALIFTDAYWVTGYAKKTFFKMMDFHGPATFEEICRRNFVASCSVAAVKTSAFEEARGFDASPDIVGLDDYDLWARLLLASHRAVYSARPLAVHYEHKESYSQTLPFLKSGVNFSAKLERLCRGRPDCAALVRKHAARPLLYAARFYLSLGQAAAAKECRKQYVALRPELMASYAALFHGEAYKLLREGKAREARRFLAFSMWHRPAYLKNYLYWAFSYLPLPAYQAARTLKRCLARRKEKKP, encoded by the coding sequence ATGGAAGCCCTTCGTCGGGCGGTGAAAAGCGTGCGCGCGCAGACGTATTCACACCTGGAAATCATACTCGTTGCCGACGGCCCGCGGGCAACGCACGTCGATGCCCTGGAGAAAGAGATGCGCGATTCCAGGCTGCGCGTTGTGCACCTGGACAAGGCACAAGGGCCCGCCGCGGCGCGCAACGCCGGCGCGGAGACGGCGCAAGGAGAGTATTTGGCTTTCTTGGACGATGACGACGAATGGCTTCCGGAAAAGCTGGAGGTCCAGATGGCGCTCGCCAAGGCGAATCCCGATGCTGCGCTTATCTTTACGGACGCGTACTGGGTGACGGGTTATGCGAAAAAGACGTTTTTCAAAATGATGGATTTTCATGGCCCCGCCACGTTCGAAGAAATCTGCCGGCGAAATTTTGTGGCCTCTTGCTCGGTTGCGGCGGTTAAAACATCCGCTTTTGAGGAGGCGAGAGGCTTCGACGCTTCTCCCGACATCGTGGGGCTGGACGATTACGACCTCTGGGCGCGACTCCTCCTTGCCTCCCACCGAGCGGTGTATAGCGCTCGGCCGCTGGCCGTTCATTACGAACACAAGGAAAGCTACAGCCAGACGCTGCCTTTTCTAAAAAGCGGTGTTAATTTTTCCGCCAAGCTGGAGCGCTTGTGCAGGGGACGCCCCGACTGCGCGGCTTTGGTTCGGAAACACGCGGCAAGGCCTTTATTGTACGCCGCGCGCTTTTATCTTTCCCTGGGGCAGGCGGCCGCTGCGAAAGAATGCCGAAAACAGTACGTAGCCCTGCGTCCGGAACTTATGGCGTCCTACGCGGCCTTGTTCCATGGCGAGGCGTACAAGCTGTTGCGCGAGGGAAAGGCCCGGGAAGCACGGCGGTTCCTGGCGTTTTCGATGTGGCATAGGCCCGCATACCTAAAGAACTACCTCTACTGGGCGTTCAGCTACCTTCCCCTGCCGGCGTACCAGGCTGCGCGCACCTTGAAAAGGTGTCTCGCGCGGCGCAAGGAGAAGAAGCCTTGA
- a CDS encoding glycosyltransferase — MKPLVSTIIPTLLPERFESLCKAIRSVLDQSYPRVEAIVVADGPGATHVEKLSEKFPGGRVRVARRDRRGGPGAARNAGAGAAQGEYLAFLDDDDEWLPQKLEVQMAIARERPDAAFLFSDAYVIKETGTTTFFEGAEFSGSPTLEALCRRDFVLCATALVKRAIFEEVGGLDGSEELLGADDADLWGRILYRGHPAAYSPLPLVRYNYRSNGYSESAEFFQHLQNLLKKRMRLFSDRPECTALLKDYLFRMTCGEGNKHLRDGRIEKASACFGRAASLRFSPTRNYSGEFHEGAYCFLLSGRRAEARRFLCRSMRLRPFYLKNYLYWVFTCLPAGGYRALRNLKRRLFGRSEKTE, encoded by the coding sequence TTGAAGCCCCTGGTAAGCACCATTATCCCCACGCTTCTTCCGGAGCGCTTCGAATCTCTTTGCAAAGCCATCCGCAGCGTTTTGGACCAGAGCTATCCCCGCGTCGAGGCGATCGTCGTGGCGGACGGGCCGGGGGCGACGCACGTGGAGAAGCTTTCGGAAAAATTCCCCGGCGGCCGGGTGCGCGTCGCCCGCCGGGACAGGCGGGGAGGCCCGGGAGCGGCACGGAACGCGGGAGCGGGTGCGGCGCAGGGGGAGTATCTCGCTTTCCTGGACGACGACGACGAATGGCTGCCGCAAAAGCTGGAGGTTCAAATGGCGATTGCCCGGGAACGTCCCGACGCGGCTTTTCTGTTTAGCGACGCCTACGTCATAAAGGAAACGGGCACTACCACGTTTTTCGAGGGCGCGGAATTTTCCGGCTCGCCGACGCTCGAAGCCCTCTGTCGAAGAGACTTCGTGCTTTGCGCGACCGCCCTGGTCAAGCGGGCGATATTCGAGGAAGTCGGCGGGCTGGACGGTTCGGAGGAGCTGCTCGGCGCGGACGACGCGGACCTGTGGGGTCGAATCCTTTACCGCGGCCACCCTGCGGCGTACAGCCCTCTTCCCCTCGTCCGTTATAACTATCGCAGTAACGGCTACAGCGAGAGCGCGGAATTTTTCCAACACTTGCAAAACCTATTAAAAAAACGCATGCGCCTTTTCTCCGACCGGCCCGAATGCACGGCGCTTTTAAAGGATTATCTCTTCCGGATGACGTGCGGAGAAGGGAACAAGCATCTCCGCGACGGCCGAATCGAGAAAGCCTCCGCATGCTTCGGGCGCGCCGCTTCCCTTCGTTTTTCGCCGACGAGGAATTATTCCGGCGAATTTCACGAGGGAGCCTACTGCTTCTTGCTTTCGGGACGGCGTGCGGAAGCACGCCGATTTCTTTGCCGCTCCATGCGTCTCAGGCCCTTCTACTTGAAAAACTACCTCTATTGGGTGTTTACCTGTTTGCCCGCGGGCGGCTACCGGGCCCTGCGCAACCTGAAGAGGCGGCTTTTTGGACGAAGCGAAAAAACCGAATGA
- a CDS encoding glycosyltransferase family 2 protein yields the protein MRPTQPSPLALVSAIIPTLLPERLSALGRAAESVLNQSYPHLEVLVVADGPQATHADTLEERVRDPRLRVVRRSRQGGPGAARNTGAQAAKGKYLAFLDDDDEWLPNKLEVQMELAAEHPEAALIFSDAYMVKDGEKIALLPSIKFQGPPTLEELCERNFIPCLTVLLKRDVFMNVGGFDPSLEIWGFDDWDLWLRVMRFHSAVFNPLPLAIHYRHEDNYSNTIRFLEAQGALLRKQLRLFSDNPRCAAIFREQMMQFESQRGYRMHLEAYFCMLSAQYKEARVCLKRAIRHYPLYLKNYAYLLFTYLPPSAYAAVRRLKRALWP from the coding sequence ATGAGGCCAACGCAGCCTTCTCCCCTTGCGCTGGTAAGCGCCATAATTCCCACCTTGCTTCCGGAGCGTCTCAGCGCCCTTGGCCGGGCGGCAGAGAGTGTGCTCAACCAGAGCTATCCCCATCTCGAAGTACTCGTGGTAGCGGATGGGCCGCAAGCAACGCACGCGGACACTCTTGAGGAACGGGTGCGCGATCCACGGCTGCGCGTCGTTCGACGCAGCCGGCAAGGCGGGCCGGGAGCCGCCCGCAATACGGGCGCACAGGCGGCAAAAGGGAAATATCTCGCTTTCCTGGACGACGACGACGAGTGGCTGCCGAATAAATTGGAGGTTCAGATGGAGCTCGCCGCCGAGCACCCTGAGGCGGCGCTCATTTTCAGCGACGCCTATATGGTCAAGGATGGGGAAAAAATTGCGCTTCTTCCTTCCATCAAGTTTCAGGGGCCTCCCACCCTGGAGGAGCTTTGCGAAAGAAATTTCATTCCCTGCCTGACCGTTCTGCTCAAGCGGGACGTGTTTATGAACGTTGGCGGGTTCGATCCCTCACTGGAGATATGGGGCTTTGACGATTGGGACCTTTGGCTGCGAGTCATGCGTTTTCATTCCGCTGTGTTTAATCCTCTTCCTCTTGCGATTCACTACCGGCATGAGGACAACTATAGCAACACGATTCGCTTTCTGGAAGCCCAGGGAGCCTTGCTTCGGAAACAACTCCGTCTTTTTTCGGATAATCCTCGCTGTGCGGCCATTTTCAGAGAACAGATGATGCAATTCGAAAGCCAACGCGGCTATCGGATGCATCTTGAGGCTTACTTCTGTATGCTCTCGGCTCAGTACAAGGAGGCGCGCGTATGCCTTAAGCGCGCAATACGTCATTATCCGCTGTACCTTAAAAATTACGCCTATCTTCTTTTCACATATCTTCCGCCCTCCGCGTACGCGGCGGTGCGGCGCCTGAAAAGGGCCCTGTGGCCGTGA
- a CDS encoding glycosyltransferase, whose product MNPSLVSVIIPTYNRVRFLRRAVESVLSQDYPGKEVVVVDDASTDETEKEIAPWARAQGVVWVRHESNRGESAARNTGIRASRGDYLVFLDSDDYFLPGRLSSHVAMLDGRPDLVWVYSDHWMYKDGQLQPPTFSVRSYRPEGNVFEPQLLETNGFQLPIMTMTLRRSVVEEVGGFDESIFCAQDLDFRLRIARRYPIAYIPNADCVWVEHDARSKHTRHNRMESWLRVVDRHIAFLDVSGDNREEVRRKVKALRRRVLDIPHEEAHMHLVAGRMEEARGRLRQAMRIRPFRLKNYAYFLFTFLPPSVYAAARRLKRALRP is encoded by the coding sequence GTGAACCCTTCTCTTGTCAGCGTGATCATTCCCACTTACAACCGCGTACGCTTCTTGCGCCGCGCCGTAGAGAGCGTCCTGAGCCAGGACTACCCCGGCAAAGAGGTCGTGGTGGTGGACGACGCCTCGACGGACGAGACGGAAAAGGAAATCGCGCCCTGGGCGCGGGCGCAGGGGGTGGTATGGGTCCGGCATGAGAGCAATCGCGGGGAATCGGCGGCCCGGAATACCGGAATCCGTGCCAGCCGGGGGGACTATCTTGTCTTTCTCGACTCGGACGACTATTTCCTGCCGGGGCGTTTGTCCTCCCACGTGGCCATGCTTGACGGGCGGCCCGATTTGGTGTGGGTCTATTCGGACCATTGGATGTATAAAGACGGACAGCTCCAACCGCCGACGTTCTCGGTTCGAAGTTACCGCCCCGAGGGCAATGTGTTTGAGCCGCAGCTTCTTGAAACGAACGGCTTTCAGCTTCCCATCATGACGATGACCCTTCGTCGGTCCGTCGTTGAGGAGGTGGGGGGGTTCGACGAATCGATTTTTTGCGCCCAGGATCTCGACTTTCGACTTAGGATCGCGAGGCGTTATCCGATCGCCTATATCCCGAACGCCGACTGCGTATGGGTCGAACACGACGCCCGCTCGAAGCACACCCGCCACAACCGGATGGAATCGTGGCTCAGGGTGGTTGATCGGCATATCGCCTTCTTGGACGTTTCCGGGGACAACCGGGAGGAGGTGCGAAGGAAGGTGAAAGCGCTTCGCCGTCGCGTTCTCGATATCCCGCATGAGGAAGCCCATATGCACTTGGTTGCGGGACGGATGGAGGAAGCGCGCGGCCGCCTCCGACAGGCCATGAGGATCCGACCGTTCCGCCTCAAGAATTACGCTTATTTCCTCTTCACCTTTCTGCCGCCCTCCGTCTACGCGGCGGCGCGGCGCCTGAAGAGAGCCCTGCGGCCGTGA